In Halobaculum limi, one DNA window encodes the following:
- a CDS encoding sulfurtransferase TusA family protein, whose product MNAEFDIAETLDVKGASCPMPVIKTKSAVDDLAVGDVLEVIATDSGSMSDLAGWAEGTPGVEMLAQEEDGDVFTHYVRKTE is encoded by the coding sequence ATGAACGCCGAATTCGATATCGCGGAGACGCTCGACGTGAAAGGTGCATCGTGCCCGATGCCGGTGATCAAGACGAAGTCCGCCGTCGACGACCTCGCCGTCGGCGACGTGCTCGAAGTGATCGCCACCGACTCCGGCAGTATGAGCGACCTCGCCGGGTGGGCTGAGGGAACGCCGGGCGTCGAGATGCTCGCCCAGGAGGAAGACGGGGACGTGTTCACCCACTACGTCCGCAAGACGGAGTGA
- a CDS encoding DUF7260 family protein — protein sequence MGYSAGGAKGVGSIDQAIQCVEREDDVLATEVSAFKRFRTLVSRVDPEGPSPRQVGNAGPAFARATAPDQARDCGQSACSDVRKAYRQTVMATDHYEAEYGETYAESIEAEFGATFAAVLAGGGRFSADVKSQLITAITRGIEDRRATRSTLQRERTALERAGTTLSALRDDLAAIGSRPFVECQYTELRAVREDLQAIERQCERLVTERQTGDFHTAAILLSRESGGSLSQFLYDSLEVTYPILHDAASVGNRVADLRRRIDEQLARRPASAGGPGSHKTEVAEHLY from the coding sequence ATGGGATATTCTGCCGGGGGAGCGAAGGGGGTGGGCAGTATCGACCAGGCGATCCAGTGTGTGGAACGCGAGGACGACGTACTCGCCACAGAGGTGTCTGCGTTCAAGCGATTTCGGACGCTCGTCTCACGGGTCGACCCCGAGGGCCCGTCGCCCCGGCAGGTGGGGAACGCGGGACCGGCGTTCGCCCGAGCAACGGCGCCCGACCAAGCGCGTGACTGCGGCCAGTCGGCGTGTTCGGACGTCCGGAAGGCGTATCGACAGACGGTGATGGCGACCGACCACTACGAGGCGGAGTACGGAGAGACGTACGCCGAGAGCATCGAAGCGGAGTTCGGTGCGACGTTCGCGGCGGTGTTGGCTGGAGGGGGCCGGTTCTCGGCAGACGTGAAATCGCAACTCATCACCGCAATTACACGGGGGATCGAGGACCGACGCGCGACCCGGTCGACGCTCCAGCGTGAACGAACGGCGCTCGAACGGGCCGGGACGACGCTGTCTGCCCTCCGCGACGACCTCGCTGCGATCGGTTCGCGCCCGTTTGTGGAGTGTCAGTACACCGAATTGCGGGCGGTCCGCGAGGACCTGCAGGCGATCGAGCGTCAGTGTGAACGACTCGTCACCGAGCGACAGACTGGCGATTTCCACACGGCCGCAATCTTGCTCTCTCGGGAGAGTGGAGGATCGCTCAGTCAGTTCCTGTACGACTCGCTGGAGGTCACGTATCCGATCCTCCACGACGCGGCCAGCGTCGGCAATCGAGTCGCCGACCTCCGCCGCCGCATCGACGAGCAACTGGCGCGTCGACCCGCGTCGGCCGGTGGTCCCGGTAGCCACAAGACAGAGGTCGCAGAACACCTCTACTGA
- a CDS encoding YeeE/YedE family protein: protein MADTDRHPLFIPLILVGGLIFGFGLGYSHMARPEVVLDFLQFEDFGLVFVMFGGAAVTGVVYLLAPRLLDRPPLTRRRFERRLKSFDRNVLVGGAIFGAGWGLSGICPGAAYASLGVGNVTILWALAGMFVGAYVQGLWRSSDAAAESTATGAD, encoded by the coding sequence ATGGCGGACACCGACCGCCACCCGCTGTTCATCCCGCTGATCCTCGTCGGCGGTCTCATCTTCGGGTTCGGCCTCGGCTACAGCCACATGGCGCGGCCAGAAGTCGTGCTGGACTTCCTCCAGTTCGAGGACTTCGGCCTCGTGTTCGTGATGTTCGGCGGCGCGGCCGTCACCGGCGTCGTCTACCTGCTCGCCCCCCGACTGCTCGACCGGCCGCCGCTGACGCGGCGTCGGTTCGAGCGCCGACTCAAGTCGTTCGACCGGAACGTCCTCGTCGGCGGCGCAATATTCGGCGCCGGTTGGGGGCTGTCGGGCATCTGTCCCGGCGCGGCGTACGCCAGCCTCGGCGTCGGCAACGTCACCATCCTGTGGGCGCTCGCCGGGATGTTCGTCGGCGCGTACGTCCAGGGACTGTGGCGCAGCAGCGACGCTGCCGCCGAGTCGACGGCCACCGGCGCGGACTGA
- a CDS encoding universal stress protein, which produces MGLLVPYDASPLSKAALIRAAQFDTILEEGVTVLTVVPRNNTSYARERGWIAPGEGYDQDEIVETLEETVQALAPDATFEVEFVSRNAPYGTIANRIRRHATAHDVSIVFIGSENAGRMVGSLSVGSAISSGSGYDTMIISQEVPAKIEKLEEQMPIDDLLEAGEQS; this is translated from the coding sequence ATGGGATTGTTGGTTCCCTACGACGCCTCGCCGCTCTCGAAAGCGGCGCTCATCCGTGCAGCGCAGTTCGACACTATCCTCGAAGAGGGGGTAACTGTTCTGACGGTCGTCCCGCGCAACAACACCTCGTACGCTCGCGAACGTGGGTGGATCGCTCCCGGGGAGGGGTACGATCAAGACGAAATCGTCGAGACGCTCGAAGAGACGGTCCAGGCTCTCGCACCGGACGCGACCTTCGAGGTCGAGTTCGTGAGCCGAAACGCACCGTACGGAACGATCGCGAACCGGATCCGACGGCACGCCACCGCCCACGACGTCAGTATCGTGTTCATCGGGAGCGAGAACGCGGGGCGGATGGTCGGATCGCTCAGCGTTGGCTCGGCGATCAGTTCCGGGTCGGGCTACGACACAATGATCATCTCGCAGGAGGTCCCCGCGAAGATCGAGAAGCTCGAAGAGCAGATGCCGATCGACGACCTCCTCGAAGCGGGAGAGCAATCTTGA
- a CDS encoding helix-turn-helix domain-containing protein has translation MPDSMAEQLQQDMECEGLLECFHGLKQLDKDCFAVLVESTEPLTIDEVADRVDRERSTAYRAVQRLLSAGFIQKEQINYDQGGYYHVYRPTDPSQIADSMQRMLNDWYAKMGQLIGEFEDKYEDPERAVAEN, from the coding sequence ATGCCTGATTCGATGGCCGAACAACTCCAGCAGGATATGGAGTGTGAGGGGCTCCTCGAGTGCTTCCACGGGCTGAAACAACTCGACAAAGACTGTTTCGCCGTGTTAGTCGAGTCGACTGAGCCGCTGACGATCGACGAAGTCGCCGACCGAGTCGACCGCGAGCGCTCGACCGCGTACCGTGCGGTCCAGCGACTGCTGTCGGCCGGATTCATCCAGAAAGAACAGATCAACTACGACCAAGGCGGCTACTACCACGTGTACCGGCCGACGGACCCGTCACAGATCGCCGACAGTATGCAGCGGATGCTCAACGACTGGTACGCCAAGATGGGCCAACTCATCGGCGAGTTCGAGGACAAGTACGAGGATCCAGAACGCGCCGTCGCAGAGAACTGA
- a CDS encoding DsrE/DsrF/DrsH-like family protein has translation MSTDTPTQPDETPSRAELAARVEELEESLAAVTEEESTPKMSIIATKGTLDMAYPPLILASTAAAFGYEVTVFHTFWGLDILHEERSKNLKLSAVGNPNMPVPNIVGALPGMDRMTTAMMGKRIADNDTATIEELIQTSLDMGVEFQACQMTIELMDYDEDDFYDGVTTGVGAATAIQDMADADIQLLV, from the coding sequence ATGAGCACGGACACGCCGACCCAGCCCGACGAAACGCCCTCGCGTGCGGAGTTGGCCGCACGCGTCGAGGAACTCGAGGAGTCGCTGGCGGCAGTCACCGAGGAGGAGTCGACCCCGAAGATGTCGATCATCGCGACGAAGGGGACGCTGGACATGGCGTATCCGCCGCTCATCCTCGCGAGCACCGCCGCCGCCTTCGGCTACGAGGTGACGGTGTTCCACACGTTCTGGGGACTCGACATCCTCCACGAGGAGCGCTCGAAGAACCTCAAACTGAGCGCCGTCGGCAACCCGAACATGCCCGTCCCGAACATCGTCGGCGCGCTTCCGGGGATGGACCGGATGACGACTGCGATGATGGGCAAGCGCATCGCCGACAACGACACGGCCACCATCGAGGAACTGATTCAGACCTCGCTGGACATGGGCGTCGAGTTCCAGGCGTGTCAGATGACGATCGAACTGATGGACTACGACGAGGACGACTTCTACGACGGCGTCACGACTGGCGTCGGCGCGGCGACGGCGATCCAGGATATGGCCGACGCCGACATCCAACTGCTCGTCTAA
- a CDS encoding MBL fold metallo-hydrolase codes for MNPDDFPTPDADVDAIAPEALKSRIDAGEDVTLLDARMASDYDEWRIDGETVESINVPYFEFLEDDIAEDVLDQIPADRHVTVLCAKGGASEYVAGTLAERGYDVSHLEDGMNGWARIYERVEVTGYDGPGTLYQYQRPSSGCLGYLLVDGDEAAVIDPLRAFTDRYLDDAADLGVDLAYAFDTHVHADHISGVRNLDDEGVTGVIPEAAVDRGVTYADELALADDGDEFGVGDATVEAVYTPGHTTGMTSYLLGGSLLATGDGLFIESVARPDLEEGDDGAPEAARMLYESLQERVLALPEETLVGGAHFSDAAVPADDGTYTASIGDLRERMAALSMDEEKFVETILADMPPRPANYEDIIATNLGQQTADDEEAFTLELGPNNCAASQESLADD; via the coding sequence ATGAATCCAGACGACTTCCCGACGCCCGACGCAGACGTCGACGCGATTGCTCCCGAAGCGCTGAAATCCCGTATCGACGCCGGCGAGGACGTCACGCTGTTGGACGCACGGATGGCGTCGGACTACGACGAGTGGCGCATCGACGGTGAGACCGTCGAGTCGATCAACGTCCCCTACTTCGAGTTCCTCGAGGACGACATCGCCGAGGACGTCCTCGACCAGATCCCCGCAGACCGCCACGTGACCGTGCTGTGTGCGAAAGGCGGTGCGAGCGAGTACGTCGCTGGGACGCTCGCCGAACGTGGCTACGACGTGAGCCACCTCGAAGATGGGATGAACGGCTGGGCGCGAATCTACGAACGCGTCGAGGTGACCGGCTACGACGGGCCAGGGACGCTGTATCAGTACCAGCGCCCCTCTTCGGGCTGTCTCGGCTACCTCCTCGTCGACGGCGACGAGGCGGCCGTGATCGACCCGCTTCGGGCGTTCACCGACCGCTACCTCGACGACGCTGCCGACCTGGGCGTCGACCTTGCGTACGCATTCGACACGCACGTCCACGCCGACCACATTTCCGGCGTCCGGAATCTCGATGACGAGGGCGTGACGGGCGTGATTCCCGAGGCTGCCGTCGACCGCGGCGTCACCTACGCCGACGAACTGGCCCTCGCTGACGACGGCGACGAGTTCGGGGTCGGCGACGCCACGGTCGAGGCGGTGTACACGCCCGGCCACACGACGGGGATGACCTCCTACCTGCTGGGCGGCAGTCTGCTGGCGACGGGCGACGGCCTGTTCATCGAGAGCGTCGCGCGTCCCGACCTCGAAGAGGGCGACGACGGGGCACCCGAGGCAGCGCGGATGCTGTACGAGTCGCTGCAAGAGCGTGTGCTCGCGCTCCCCGAGGAGACGCTCGTGGGCGGCGCCCACTTCAGCGACGCCGCAGTGCCCGCAGACGACGGCACCTACACCGCGTCTATCGGCGACCTGCGCGAGCGGATGGCCGCGCTCTCGATGGACGAGGAGAAGTTCGTGGAGACCATCCTCGCCGATATGCCGCCGCGTCCCGCCAACTACGAAGACATCATCGCGACCAACCTGGGCCAGCAGACGGCCGACGACGAGGAGGCGTTCACCCTCGAACTCGGCCCCAACAACTGCGCGGCGAGTCAGGAGTCGCTCGCCGACGACTAA
- a CDS encoding YeeE/YedE family protein has protein sequence MVDPLPLQLLAEYFPNGIARYAVGGLLVGLGAGVIYLGTGISAGASTFLESTLSYVSDRSRFQQYVASRDWRWVFTIGIVAGAAIYSLTLGDALQYTTTVQPWRLFVGGVLVGVGTRVGKGCTSGHGICGVGSASRTSLVGVGTFLLVAIGVAQVVAALGVSP, from the coding sequence ATGGTCGATCCACTCCCACTCCAACTGCTGGCCGAGTACTTCCCGAACGGGATCGCTCGCTACGCCGTCGGCGGCCTGTTGGTCGGACTCGGTGCAGGCGTCATCTACCTCGGGACCGGCATCAGCGCCGGTGCGAGTACGTTCCTCGAGTCGACGCTGTCGTACGTCTCCGACCGCTCGCGGTTCCAACAGTACGTCGCCTCGCGTGACTGGCGCTGGGTGTTCACCATCGGCATCGTCGCGGGCGCGGCCATCTACTCGCTCACCCTCGGCGACGCGTTGCAGTACACGACCACTGTCCAACCGTGGCGGCTGTTCGTCGGCGGCGTCCTCGTCGGCGTCGGCACCCGCGTCGGGAAAGGCTGTACGTCCGGGCACGGCATCTGCGGCGTCGGGTCGGCGTCGCGCACGTCGCTCGTCGGCGTCGGCACGTTCCTGTTGGTCGCTATCGGCGTCGCGCAGGTCGTCGCCGCACTCGGGGTGAGCCCATAA
- a CDS encoding type 1 glutamine amidotransferase, which translates to MDQRIAVIDASLGDTPAAENLQRELDATVSVFKVSEEEMPPSVSSADWNFDGVVISGSQTSVYDDRDWIHDLTDWFRRVHEADVPVLGICWGHQFIAQALGGRVVDMLEYELGYESITRVGEEPLFEGVPEEFVSFETHSDRVAEVPPGATTLARNDVGVQAFRLGSAYGVQFHPEYDRQTAVWVTEGKALPDERIQSVLDGITDETVEAARVSKRVFDNFRSMVATHQPTRRV; encoded by the coding sequence ATGGATCAACGGATTGCGGTCATCGACGCGTCGCTCGGAGACACGCCCGCAGCGGAGAATCTTCAGCGCGAGCTCGACGCGACGGTCTCGGTGTTCAAAGTCAGTGAGGAGGAGATGCCGCCGTCGGTGTCGAGTGCCGACTGGAACTTCGACGGCGTCGTCATCAGTGGATCACAGACCTCCGTGTACGACGACCGCGACTGGATCCACGATCTGACCGACTGGTTCCGTCGCGTCCACGAGGCCGACGTCCCTGTCCTCGGCATCTGCTGGGGCCACCAGTTTATCGCGCAGGCACTCGGCGGCCGCGTTGTCGATATGCTAGAGTACGAACTCGGCTACGAGTCGATCACACGAGTCGGCGAGGAGCCCCTGTTCGAGGGCGTCCCCGAGGAGTTCGTCAGTTTCGAGACCCACTCCGACCGGGTCGCCGAGGTGCCGCCCGGGGCGACGACGCTGGCGCGAAACGATGTCGGCGTGCAAGCGTTCCGTCTCGGAAGTGCCTACGGCGTCCAGTTCCACCCGGAGTACGACCGGCAGACTGCGGTGTGGGTGACTGAGGGGAAAGCCCTTCCCGACGAACGGATCCAGTCGGTACTCGACGGCATCACCGACGAGACTGTCGAGGCCGCACGGGTCTCCAAGCGCGTGTTCGACAACTTCCGTTCGATGGTCGCGACGCACCAACCGACTCGACGGGTGTGA
- a CDS encoding YgaP family membrane protein — protein MDTNVGPTDKTVRILVGALAGALSLATLASVVSLPSIAALVLGIVAVILLVTGATSRCALYSALGISTR, from the coding sequence ATGGACACGAACGTCGGTCCGACGGACAAGACTGTACGAATCCTCGTCGGCGCCCTCGCAGGTGCGCTCTCGCTGGCGACGCTCGCGAGTGTCGTGTCACTGCCGAGCATCGCCGCGCTGGTCCTCGGCATCGTCGCCGTGATTCTCCTCGTGACAGGAGCCACGAGTCGGTGTGCGCTCTACTCCGCACTCGGCATCAGCACGCGATAA
- a CDS encoding universal stress protein has translation MRIVFATDRSEANEAAIESRTCLECLANIGVREVHLLTVVPDNVSSGLPGMDIASNARRALGSQQRVFEEAGFEVETHVARGTPHRRINGLAERLDADMIVVGSRGESPLRNRLIGSTVRNVARTAVRPLLAERIETTETGPAVKKEHLFRDTLYATDFSQNAQRAYEFFPHLSGATERAYLLHVRGHEQREVDDATDEARDRLAELATDLRDRMGIDVETNVRSGGVVDEILAEERRVGATTTLIGARGTSRLRRLLLGSTAESVVAQGNNNVLLVPPASVTPR, from the coding sequence ATGCGCATCGTCTTCGCAACAGACCGCTCGGAAGCTAACGAAGCCGCCATCGAGTCGCGAACGTGTCTCGAATGTCTCGCGAACATCGGTGTGAGGGAGGTTCATCTGCTCACGGTCGTCCCGGACAACGTCTCCAGCGGACTTCCGGGGATGGACATCGCGTCGAACGCGCGGAGGGCACTCGGCTCCCAACAGCGGGTGTTCGAGGAGGCCGGGTTCGAGGTCGAAACCCACGTCGCACGCGGGACCCCGCACCGACGGATCAACGGCCTCGCCGAACGCCTTGACGCCGACATGATCGTCGTCGGCTCTCGTGGTGAGTCGCCGCTGCGGAACCGCCTCATCGGCAGTACCGTCCGCAACGTCGCTCGCACCGCGGTCAGACCGCTCCTCGCCGAACGGATCGAGACCACCGAGACCGGGCCCGCGGTCAAGAAAGAACACCTGTTCAGAGACACGCTGTACGCGACGGACTTCTCGCAGAACGCACAGCGTGCGTACGAGTTCTTCCCGCATCTCTCCGGAGCGACCGAGCGAGCGTACCTCCTCCACGTGCGGGGTCACGAACAGAGGGAGGTGGACGACGCGACCGACGAGGCGCGCGACCGCCTCGCAGAGTTAGCGACCGACCTCCGCGACCGGATGGGAATCGACGTGGAGACGAACGTCCGGTCCGGCGGCGTCGTCGACGAGATACTCGCCGAGGAACGGCGCGTCGGCGCGACCACGACGCTGATCGGCGCACGGGGGACCAGTCGCCTGCGTCGGCTGTTACTCGGTAGCACCGCCGAGTCGGTCGTCGCACAGGGGAACAACAACGTCCTCCTCGTTCCGCCCGCGTCTGTGACGCCGCGGTAG
- a CDS encoding aspartate/glutamate racemase family protein, translating into MTETPLTVGVLGGMSSESTHEYYRRLDAGVNNARGGHHAADLVIRSVDFGEVERFIREDRWADAGRFLTSAAADIEVAGADVVVMATNTMHRVADEIEAALSIPFVHIVDPTAAAVAAAGIDTVGVLGTAAVMEGDFYADRFADHGIDVVVPDSEVRRLVDDVIFEELTRGVVRDESKQAYLDVVGDLVKAGAGGVVLGCTEIEMLVDQSDRPDVPLFDTTALHVERAVEVSLHGIESD; encoded by the coding sequence ATGACTGAGACACCGCTGACAGTCGGCGTCCTCGGCGGGATGAGCAGCGAATCGACGCACGAGTACTACCGCCGCCTCGACGCAGGAGTCAACAATGCTCGCGGCGGCCACCACGCGGCCGACCTCGTGATCCGGAGCGTCGACTTCGGCGAGGTTGAGCGGTTCATCCGGGAAGACCGCTGGGCCGACGCCGGGAGGTTCCTTACCTCCGCTGCCGCCGACATAGAGGTCGCGGGCGCAGACGTCGTGGTGATGGCGACGAACACGATGCACCGCGTCGCCGACGAGATCGAAGCGGCGCTGTCGATCCCGTTCGTCCACATCGTCGACCCGACGGCGGCGGCAGTCGCGGCCGCGGGCATCGACACGGTCGGCGTCCTCGGGACGGCGGCGGTAATGGAGGGTGACTTCTACGCCGACCGATTCGCCGACCACGGTATCGACGTCGTCGTTCCCGACAGTGAGGTCCGCCGTCTCGTCGACGATGTGATATTCGAGGAGTTGACGCGCGGCGTGGTCCGCGACGAGTCAAAGCAGGCGTACCTCGACGTCGTCGGCGACCTCGTGAAGGCGGGTGCAGGCGGTGTCGTCCTCGGGTGTACGGAGATCGAGATGCTCGTCGACCAGTCAGACCGACCGGACGTGCCGTTGTTCGACACGACCGCACTCCACGTCGAACGTGCCGTCGAAGTGAGTCTGCACGGGATTGAGAGCGACTAA
- the ppk1 gene encoding polyphosphate kinase 1, with protein MSSHDLSSPRLYLNRELSELAFQERVLSEGLDDRNPLLDRLRYVAYFTKNTDEFFMKRVGGLKQQIDAGVTTESPDGRTPRQQHTEVLETARPLFERQDTAWTEDLKPTLADAGIVVHDYEDLPAEPRAQLRDHFEESVLPTLTPLAFDPAHPFPFISNLSLSLAVISVSSDLDHPRFTRIKIPQNRSRFVPVPGTDHEYVLLEDLIEENIDLLLPDLDIVDVAMFKVTRNAEVRRDEEVAEDLIDMIEEVIEQRRFATVVRLEVDADISQEALSVLKEQLSVSDAEVYRREGLVDYQCLFELTDIDRPDLKAPAWTPQPHPQLGAPQGRESAEDDAVIFDRIREADRLVHHPYHTFEGTVQRFLRAAANDPDVLAVKAAIYRTASDSKVIQSLIDAADNGKQVAVMVELKARFDEQNNLEWVRRLEEEGIHVAYGTVGLKTHTKTALVVRQEEDGVRLYSHVGTGNYHSETAKGYVDLGVLTADHDIGQDLTKVFNFFTGPTLDDRFRKLLIAPVTMRERFTRYIRREAAHARAGEGGRIVVKLNGLEDPEIVEELYKASRAGVDIDLIVRDICRLRPGLEDVSETITVHSIVGRFLEHSRIFYFENAGDPEWYIGSADWMTRNLDNRVEAVAPIDSRAIRRQLRFVLEASLLDNRRRWVMNADGTYDQVSPDEGETVIDVQEVLMDATERAVRSNGPLGIDVDEALIPCDLLVEPTGETTDDRTTGGVDLTAAETNADPSANGTGSVWDNESSETIRSGDGQAAEEVSIEGGDKAPATGAVAMDGVDAADVLDRHDDQWYRPDSETYGWAVRTADGDRRYYKTRDGAAARLRAEYEADE; from the coding sequence ATGTCGTCTCACGACCTGTCGAGTCCCCGACTCTATCTCAACCGCGAACTCTCCGAACTCGCGTTTCAAGAACGCGTCCTCTCGGAGGGACTCGACGACCGAAACCCGCTGTTAGACCGCCTCCGCTACGTGGCGTACTTCACGAAGAACACAGACGAGTTCTTCATGAAGCGCGTCGGAGGGTTGAAACAACAGATCGACGCCGGCGTCACCACCGAGAGTCCCGACGGTCGCACGCCGCGCCAACAGCACACGGAGGTCCTCGAAACGGCGCGGCCGCTGTTCGAGCGGCAGGACACGGCGTGGACAGAGGACCTCAAGCCCACGCTCGCCGACGCCGGCATCGTCGTCCACGACTACGAGGACCTCCCCGCAGAGCCACGAGCACAACTGCGAGACCACTTCGAAGAGTCGGTGCTGCCGACGCTGACGCCGCTGGCGTTCGACCCCGCACATCCGTTCCCGTTTATCTCGAATCTCTCACTGTCGTTGGCGGTCATCTCGGTGTCGTCGGACCTCGACCACCCGCGGTTCACGCGGATCAAGATCCCACAGAACCGCTCGCGGTTCGTTCCCGTCCCCGGGACCGACCACGAGTACGTCCTGCTGGAAGACCTGATCGAGGAAAATATCGACCTGTTGCTCCCTGACCTCGACATCGTCGACGTCGCGATGTTCAAAGTGACGCGCAACGCCGAGGTTCGCCGGGACGAGGAGGTCGCCGAGGACCTCATCGACATGATCGAAGAGGTGATCGAACAGCGGCGCTTCGCGACCGTCGTCCGTCTCGAAGTCGACGCCGACATCTCTCAAGAGGCGCTGTCTGTTCTCAAAGAGCAATTGTCCGTCTCGGACGCCGAGGTGTACAGACGCGAGGGACTGGTCGACTACCAGTGTCTGTTCGAGTTGACCGACATCGACCGACCCGACCTGAAGGCGCCGGCGTGGACACCACAGCCACACCCGCAGTTGGGAGCGCCACAGGGGCGTGAGTCCGCTGAGGACGACGCGGTCATCTTCGACCGAATCCGCGAGGCCGACCGTCTCGTGCACCATCCGTACCACACCTTCGAGGGGACCGTCCAGCGGTTCCTCCGGGCGGCCGCGAACGACCCTGACGTCCTCGCGGTGAAGGCGGCCATTTACCGGACCGCGAGCGACTCGAAGGTGATCCAGAGCCTCATCGATGCCGCCGACAACGGCAAACAGGTGGCGGTGATGGTAGAGTTGAAAGCGCGGTTCGACGAGCAGAACAACCTCGAATGGGTGCGTCGACTCGAAGAGGAAGGCATCCACGTCGCCTACGGAACGGTCGGCCTCAAGACACACACGAAGACTGCGCTCGTCGTCCGGCAGGAGGAAGACGGCGTCAGACTCTACTCACACGTCGGCACCGGCAACTACCACTCCGAGACCGCGAAAGGGTATGTCGACCTGGGCGTGTTGACCGCTGACCATGACATCGGGCAGGACCTCACGAAGGTGTTCAATTTCTTCACGGGGCCGACGCTCGACGACCGCTTCCGCAAACTGCTGATCGCGCCGGTGACGATGCGCGAGCGGTTCACCCGGTACATCAGACGCGAGGCCGCACACGCTCGCGCCGGCGAGGGCGGCCGGATCGTCGTCAAACTCAACGGATTAGAGGACCCCGAAATCGTCGAGGAACTGTACAAGGCGTCGCGGGCGGGCGTCGACATCGACCTGATCGTGCGGGACATCTGTCGACTCCGCCCCGGACTGGAGGACGTCAGCGAGACGATCACCGTCCACAGCATCGTCGGGCGGTTCCTCGAACACTCGCGCATCTTCTACTTCGAGAACGCGGGCGACCCCGAGTGGTACATCGGGTCGGCCGACTGGATGACGCGCAACCTCGACAACCGCGTCGAGGCGGTCGCACCCATCGACTCGCGTGCGATCCGGCGGCAACTCCGCTTCGTCCTCGAAGCGTCGCTCCTGGACAACCGCCGGCGCTGGGTGATGAACGCCGACGGCACGTACGACCAGGTCTCTCCCGACGAAGGTGAGACCGTCATCGACGTACAGGAGGTGTTGATGGACGCGACCGAACGGGCCGTCCGCTCGAACGGACCGCTCGGCATCGACGTCGACGAGGCCCTCATTCCGTGTGATCTCCTCGTCGAACCCACCGGCGAGACCACCGACGACAGGACGACCGGTGGCGTCGATCTCACCGCGGCCGAGACGAACGCGGACCCGAGCGCCAACGGGACCGGGTCGGTCTGGGACAATGAGTCGTCTGAGACGATTCGTTCCGGTGACGGACAAGCAGCTGAGGAAGTCTCCATAGAAGGAGGCGACAAGGCGCCGGCCACAGGCGCAGTCGCGATGGACGGCGTCGACGCCGCGGACGTGCTCGATCGACACGACGACCAGTGGTACCGGCCCGACAGCGAGACGTACGGTTGGGCCGTCAGAACCGCCGACGGCGACCGTCGCTACTACAAGACCCGCGACGGCGCGGCCGCACGACTCCGTGCGGAGTACGAAGCGGACGAGTGA
- the trxA gene encoding thioredoxin: protein MSERDEIRQRKAEELRSRLADGQKTDDAVTDQSDPVHVESADHLDELVAEGGVVLVDFYADWCGPCKMLEPIVTDIAAETDATVAKVDVDAQQRLAQQYRVQGVPTMYLFADGERVEQMVGVRGKDELVSLIQQYA, encoded by the coding sequence ATGAGTGAACGAGACGAGATTCGACAGCGGAAAGCCGAGGAACTCCGAAGCCGACTCGCCGACGGCCAAAAGACGGACGACGCGGTCACAGACCAGAGCGACCCCGTCCACGTCGAAAGCGCCGACCACCTGGACGAGCTGGTCGCCGAGGGCGGCGTCGTCCTCGTCGACTTCTACGCCGACTGGTGTGGCCCGTGCAAGATGCTCGAGCCCATCGTGACCGACATCGCCGCCGAGACGGACGCTACGGTCGCGAAGGTCGACGTGGACGCTCAGCAACGACTCGCACAGCAGTACCGCGTCCAGGGCGTCCCCACGATGTACCTGTTCGCCGACGGCGAGCGTGTCGAACAGATGGTCGGCGTGCGAGGGAAAGACGAACTAGTCTCGTTGATCCAGCAGTACGCCTAG